From the Megalops cyprinoides isolate fMegCyp1 chromosome 21, fMegCyp1.pri, whole genome shotgun sequence genome, one window contains:
- the lrrc71 gene encoding leucine-rich repeat-containing protein 71: protein MRKRGVKTPKERRNSGIEEDPLKVTGPNVPDKSSVQNIDDYQCCGSLDVDFPEVCALLGMTEIPAVTPRPHSTVSRSTEQVQNSTESSQSNVVNGTVTTSWCPKPRLQVELESDEEPRSVRVVRVFGWKVDERVSRALNKTLPSLNNLQRLYLWQAGLTERTLTSLKTTVSLCLSLRTVALEGTPLPEQCYHVLIGEDSKLAHLSLRNNRIGEEGARMIGAALSTPRTANKSLLSLNLSFNSIGDAGAEYIAQGLRLNRTLLCLSLGSNHIGDSGAACLAEVLGPFPLTHGEIVERRRLLSMKDLPTQSTEPKAERPASIPSSSSLERSMAKGSKGVSKKKTPPKRDDRQTANQVAGSAAKKEDSRPAKKGSDAKGPRARGAKSGSKERCPSVAELETSGTQNKAVEIPETVSPLLDTGVQHSEGRVLLPGNNVLASLNLSGNKLTERSLRVFLKAIHDQGEEGGLLPFTLQRNRFPLLNCDTYLKIQKVIKHKESVNKLVSQPTEEEHENTGKNFMDSEETHLNSTHKHLNLRSFPPQFLQP, encoded by the exons ATGAGAAAAAGAGGGGTAAAGACCCCCAAAGAAAGGCGGAACTCTGGGATTGAGGAGGACCCCTTGAAAGTAACAG GACCAAATGTTCCAGACAAGTCTTCAGTTCAAAATATAG ATGACTACCAGTGCTGTGGCAGCCTGGATGTAGATTTCCCAGAGGTCTGTGCTCTGCTGGGCATGACCGAAATCCCTGCAGTGACCCCACGACcccacagcactgtctctcGCAGTACTGAGCAAGTACAAAACAGTACAG AGAGCAGCCAATCAAATGTGGTCAATGGCACAGTGACCACGTCCTGGTGCCCTAAACCCCGCCTCCAGGTGGAGCTGGAGTCTGACGAGGAACCTCGTAGTGTCAGGGTGGTCAGAGTGTTTG GGTGGAAGGTGGACGAACGTGTCTCCAGGGCACTGAACAAGACGCTGCCGTCGCTGAACAACCTTCAGAGGCTGTA tctgtgGCAGGCGGGGTTGACCGAGCGAACCCTGACGTCCCTGAAGACCACGGTGTCCCTGTGCCTCAGTCTcag GACTGTGGCTTTGGAAGGGACTCCTCTCCCAGAGCAGTGTTACCATGTCCTGATTGGTGAAGACAGCAA GCTTGCTCACCTGTCGCTGCGCAACAACCGGATAGGGGAGGAAGGGGCCCGTATGATTGGTGCAGCTCTGTCCACCCCACGCACAGCCAATAAGAGTCTTCTGTCCCTCAACCTGAGCTTCAACTCCATCGGGGATGCCGGGGCTGAATACATTGCACag GGACTGCGTCTAAACCGCACcttgctgtgtctctctctggggtCCAATCACATTGGAGATTCTGGGGCCGCCTGTCTGGCAGAG GTGCTGGGTCCCTTCCCGCTGACTCATGGGGAGATCGTCGAGAGGAGGAGGCTTCTGAGCATGAAGGATTTGCCA ACCCAGAGCACCGAGCCCAAGGCGGAGCGCCCTGCGTCCATCCCCAGCAGCTCCTCTCTGGAGAGGAGCATGGCCAAGGGCAGCAAGGGCGTGTCCAAGAAGAAG ACCCCGCCCAAGAGGGACGACAGgcagacagccaatcaggtggCAGGAAGTGCTGCAAAAAAGGAGGATTCCAGACCTGCCAAAAAAG GTTCAGATGCCAAGGGTCCGCGGGCCAGGGGGGCAAAGTCTGGGAGCAAAGAGAGGTGTCCTTCTGTGGCAGAACTAGAG ACCAGTGGCACACAGAATAAG GCAGTTGAGATCCCAGAGACGGtgagccccctgctggacacaggtgtgcagcacagtgaggggCGTGTCCTGCTACCAGGCAACAATGTCCTTGCCTCTCTCAATCTGTCAG gcaaTAAGCTGACAGAGCGTTCACTGCGCGTCTTCCTGAAGGCAATACACGATCAGGGTGAAGAAGGTGGActcctcc CTTTTACTCTGCAGAGGAACCGCTTCCCGCTGCTGAACTGTGACACTTACCTAAAGATACAGAAAGTCATAAAACACAAGGAGTCAGTCAACAAACTTGTCTCCCAACCCACAGAAGAGgaacatgaaaacacaggcaAGAATTTTATGGACTCCGAAGAAACGCAtctgaacagcacacacaaacatctaaACCTTAGGTCATTTCCTCCCCAATTTCTACAGCCGTAA